TCGTTATTTCCATATCCTACTAGTACATTTCCTAATGTTTCATAATTATGATATGTTCTTCCACCATGATTTTCAAAACCTACGATATTACCGAATTTTTCAGATTCAACAAGGATATTACCAATTAAACGTGGTGCATCTTTTTTTGATTCTGTATAAAAGTCAAGAATATTTAAACCAGGTAATTTATCACCTTCTACAGTCTTATAATATTCTCCTAAAAACTGATAACCACCACAGATTGTAAGAGCTGGTATCCCATCTTCAATTGCTGATTTAAATTCATGTTTAATTTTACTGAATTGTTCTGTCGCGATACATTGCTCCCTATCAGAACCACCACCAATAAAAAACATATCACAATCTGTAAGCTTTACACCATCAGTAGAAGTAATATTCTCAATTTCTAAATTAATACCTCTCCATTCACAACGTTTTTTTAGCGCAATAACATTTCCAATATCACCATATAAATTTAATTTATCTGGCATAAAATGATATAATTTCAAATCCATAGAATTATTTCTCCAATTCTTTTTGAGTTTCTACTAAAGCCGTATAATTCGGAATAGCAATTGCATATTTCTCTTTATAACTTTTTAGTTTTTCAACTGCTTCTGAAATACTTTCTAAAACAACTACATTAGCATTAAGTCCTGAATACTTCAATCTCAACGCTAATTCTTTTGCTCGCTTACCAGAGCAGATAATATTATTTATCTTTTGTCCGTTCAGTATGTCAAAATCAGTATCCCAAATCCATGATATATCAATACCATCAGCACCATTATCATTCAATACTAATAGATAGTTTATTTCTTCTTTTATCGAATTAGCAATTGCTAAAGAAGCATTCAATCCAGCAGGATTTTTTGCTAGATTTAATAAAACTGTTGAACCGCTAGCTAAAGAAATACTCTGCATACGTCCATTAGTCGCAGTATATGATTCTAAACCGTATTTTATTTTTTCATCTTGTAATCCAAGTTCTTTTAAAAGTGAATAAGCTGCAAGTAAATTATATATATTATAATCACCAGCTAGTTTTGTTTCAATCAAAGTATCTTCATTAATAGTCATATTAATAAATGGTTCTACAGTAGCATTAGTTACTTCATATTTAACATCTCGGTGTTTAAAATCACATTTAGAACAGTGGTAAAAACCAAGTTGACTATAGTGAACATGATCATAAATTAATTCCATTCCACAATTAGGACAGAATTTAGATTCTGAAATACCAAAATCAGAAAATTTATAAGCATCTTTTGAAATACCAAAGTATATATTATCTTCACCATATTTTGAAAGCCTTGCAACGAAAGGATCATCACTGTTTAATATAAGTTGAATATTTTTCCCTTCTAGTTGTTCGCCTATTGTTGCTATCAAAGTATCAATTTCACCGAATCTATCAATCTGATCTCTGAAGAAATTATTGATAACAAATTTAGTAGGAGTAATATATTTCATTACCCTTCTAATTGAACCTTCATCAATTTCGATAATAGCTAACTTTGTATCATTTTTAGCTTGAATGGCAAAAGTTGAAATAATTCCATCCAACATATTTGCTCCTTCAAAGTTGTTTATGAAATTTTCTCCAGCAGTTTTTAGAGTATGTCCAATAAGATTTGATGTAGTTGTCTTACCATTTGTTCCAGTTACGAATACAATTTCATCAAAATCACTAGCCAGTTTCGTTAGTACATTGTCATTTACTTTTCTTAATACTTTACCCGGTAAATCCGTTCCTTTTTTACCTGCAATTTTACTAGCAGTTCTAGTTAATTTCGCTAAATTTCTATAAAATCCTAGCATGTTTTCTCCTTTTATAGACTATTTTGTGATGTATCAAATTTATACCCTATTCCCCAAACAGTAACAATCATCTGAGCAACCTTTGGAGAAATTTTATCGAATTTTTTTCTTACACGCTTGATATGAGTATCTACAGTTCTTAAATCAGAATAAAAATCATAATCCCATACAGCACGTAAAATTTCATTACGCTTAAAAGCCTTATCCGGTGATTTAGCTAAAAACAGTAATAAATCAAACTCTTTAGGTGTTAATAAAACTTCACTATCCTCAACAATTACTTTATGTGAATTAACATCAATAATTAAACCAGGGAAAACTAACACATCCTTCGTATATAGCTCCGGAGTATAAAATACACTACGTTTTGTACGTTGAAGAATAGCATTGATCCTTAACATAAGCTCTCTCGGACTAAACGGTTTAATTACATAATCATCTGCACCTAATTCAAAACCTTCAACCCTACTTTGTTCATCTGCTTGGGCAGACATTATTATTACAGGAGTAGCCTTAGTTTTTCTAAGTTCAGATAGAATAGACTTACCATTTAACATCGGTAATTGCACATCTAATAACACACAAGAATAATCCATATATTTTAGACGTTCTAAACCATCATGACCATTACTAGCTTCATCTACAATATATCCTTCTTTTTCTAGATACATTACTAATAATTTTCTAATTCTTTCCTCATCATCTACTATTAATATTCTTTCTGCCACAATACATCACTTCCTAATTTTACTTCTCACCATTCTTAGCTTTATTAATAAGTCTTTTAACCTCGTGAATCGTAAGGGTTCTATATTCACCTTTTTTCAAACCTTCTAATGTTAAATCTTCAATAGATTCACGTTTAAGTTTCATAACTTCATATCCTAAAGCTTCAAACATTCTTCTAACTTGTCTATTTTTCCCTTCGTGGATAGTTAATCTAACTAAAGTATTACCACTCTTGTTTTTATTTTTTACGATATTCACTTCTGCTTTAGCAGTTTTATAATTATCGATTCTCACACCATTACGAAGAATTCTAAGGTGATTATCTTCTAATTTACCATTAATTTTCGCAACGTATGTCTTTCTAATCTTATGTTTAGGGTGCGTTATTAAATTAATAAACTCACCATCATTTGACATTATAAGTGCCCCAGACGTATCGTAGTCTAGTCTTCCAACAGGTACAACACGTTCATTAACATCCTCAAAGAAGTCTTTTACACATGTTCTATCTTTTTCATCTGACATTGATGTAATAACCTTCTCAGGTTTATAAAATAGATAGTATCTCTTATTTTCTTTTAGTAAACGAACACCTTCTACGATAATAATATCACTTGGTTCGGCTTTTACACCTAGTTCTTTTACAACTTCTCCATTAACACTTACTTTTCCATCAAGAATTAATTGTTCTGCCTTTCTTCTTGAAGTATATCCTGATGCAGCTATTAATTTTTGCAGTCTTTCTGCCATCTCATCCTCCTAATTTTGTAAAAATTTACTAATCTCTTCATTACTAACAATTTCCGATTTTGGTAATTGTTCTAAACTTTCTAACCCAAAAACATCTAAAAAAATGTCTGTAGTTTCATATAACTTAGGCTTACCAATAGTATCCAAAGTCTTATTCGATACTATAAGCTCTTTACTAACAAGAGAGTGTAATATAGAATCACTACTTACACCCCTTATCTTATCAATTTGAACTTTTGTAATTGGTTGATTATAAGCAATTATCGCTAATGTTTCTAGAGAAGCTTTAGATAACTTAACTAGATTTTTAGAAATAACAGCTTTTTT
This is a stretch of genomic DNA from Gemella haemolysans. It encodes these proteins:
- the scpB gene encoding SMC-Scp complex subunit ScpB is translated as MLLDETKKIIEALLFMKGEDGLNIEYFSTFMEVEQHEAENMLNVFCEDYNKINNSLIIKKFGSTYKMLLRDEMTEVIKKAVISKNLVKLSKASLETLAIIAYNQPITKVQIDKIRGVSSDSILHSLVSKELIVSNKTLDTIGKPKLYETTDIFLDVFGLESLEQLPKSEIVSNEEISKFLQN
- a CDS encoding MurT ligase domain-containing protein → MLGFYRNLAKLTRTASKIAGKKGTDLPGKVLRKVNDNVLTKLASDFDEIVFVTGTNGKTTTSNLIGHTLKTAGENFINNFEGANMLDGIISTFAIQAKNDTKLAIIEIDEGSIRRVMKYITPTKFVINNFFRDQIDRFGEIDTLIATIGEQLEGKNIQLILNSDDPFVARLSKYGEDNIYFGISKDAYKFSDFGISESKFCPNCGMELIYDHVHYSQLGFYHCSKCDFKHRDVKYEVTNATVEPFINMTINEDTLIETKLAGDYNIYNLLAAYSLLKELGLQDEKIKYGLESYTATNGRMQSISLASGSTVLLNLAKNPAGLNASLAIANSIKEEINYLLVLNDNGADGIDISWIWDTDFDILNGQKINNIICSGKRAKELALRLKYSGLNANVVVLESISEAVEKLKSYKEKYAIAIPNYTALVETQKELEK
- a CDS encoding pseudouridine synthase, which produces MAERLQKLIAASGYTSRRKAEQLILDGKVSVNGEVVKELGVKAEPSDIIIVEGVRLLKENKRYYLFYKPEKVITSMSDEKDRTCVKDFFEDVNERVVPVGRLDYDTSGALIMSNDGEFINLITHPKHKIRKTYVAKINGKLEDNHLRILRNGVRIDNYKTAKAEVNIVKNKNKSGNTLVRLTIHEGKNRQVRRMFEALGYEVMKLKRESIEDLTLEGLKKGEYRTLTIHEVKRLINKAKNGEK
- a CDS encoding response regulator transcription factor, yielding MAERILIVDDEERIRKLLVMYLEKEGYIVDEASNGHDGLERLKYMDYSCVLLDVQLPMLNGKSILSELRKTKATPVIIMSAQADEQSRVEGFELGADDYVIKPFSPRELMLRINAILQRTKRSVFYTPELYTKDVLVFPGLIIDVNSHKVIVEDSEVLLTPKEFDLLLFLAKSPDKAFKRNEILRAVWDYDFYSDLRTVDTHIKRVRKKFDKISPKVAQMIVTVWGIGYKFDTSQNSL
- a CDS encoding type 1 glutamine amidotransferase, coding for MDLKLYHFMPDKLNLYGDIGNVIALKKRCEWRGINLEIENITSTDGVKLTDCDMFFIGGGSDREQCIATEQFSKIKHEFKSAIEDGIPALTICGGYQFLGEYYKTVEGDKLPGLNILDFYTESKKDAPRLIGNILVESEKFGNIVGFENHGGRTYHNYETLGNVLVGYGNNDEDKKEGILYNNLIGTYLHGPILPKNPNVTDYLIKAALDNKYGTYDFIELNNDIELNANKHMVELLKKSIK